A DNA window from Salvelinus sp. IW2-2015 linkage group LG4q.1:29, ASM291031v2, whole genome shotgun sequence contains the following coding sequences:
- the LOC111961409 gene encoding 3'-5' exoribonuclease 1 yields the protein MEEYKENIQDKGDNVKLSSKPEEDDKSCNKVCSNIGEPVPQVSSTRGEFSDPVYKEIALANGQINRMNKDELRSKLSECKLDTRGVKDVMKKRLKNYYKKQKLSLMQSVTEGAPTDAYYDFICVVDFEATCEQDNPLDFTHEIIEFPMVLFNTHTLDIEDSFQEYVRPEVNTQLSEFCIKLTGITQKMVDEADTFPNVLKRVVLWLQEKELGTKYKYAILTDGSWDMSKFMNTQCRLSRLRYPQFAKKWINIKKFYGNFYKVPRTQTKLSSMLEKLGLQYEGRPHSGLDDSRNIARIALRMLQDGCQLRINERMHEGQLRTVPSSAPVEGAPPPHTPRSRD from the exons ATGGAGGAATACAAGGAGAATATTCAAGACAAGGGTGACAATGTGAAATTGTCTTCTAAACCCGAGGAAGATGACAAG TCTTGCAACAAGGTGTGTAGTAACATTGGTGAACCTGTCCCTCAAGTATCTTCTACTCGTGGCGAGTTCAGTGATCCTGTTTACAAAGAGATTGCTCTTGCAAATGGACAGATCAACCGCATGAACAAGGATGAGCTTCGGTCTAAACTGTCAGAGTGTAAGCTTGACACAAG AGGTGTGAAGGATGTGATGAAGAAGCGGCTGAAGAACTACTACAAGAAGCAGAAGCTGTCTTTGATGCAGTCTGTGACAGAGGGTGCACCAACTGATGCCTACTACGATTTCATCTGTGTGGTGGACTTTGAGGCAACGTGTGAACAGGACAACCCCCTTGACTTCACGCATGAAATCATTGAGTTCCCAATGGTCCTGTTCAACACCCACACTTTAGACATT GAGGACAGCTTTCAGGAATATGTCAGGCCAGAAGTCAACACACAGCTGTCAGAGTTCTGCATAAAGTTGACAGGGATAACACAG AAAATGGTGGATGAAGCAGACACATTCCCCAATGTTCTTAAGCGGGTGGTGCTTTGGCTTCAGGAGAAAGAGCTTGGCACAAAATACAAATATGCCATTCTTACAGATGg ATCTTGGGACATGAGCAAGTTCATGAACACCCAGTGCCGTTTAAGTCGGCTCAGATATCCACAGTTTGCAAAGAAGTGGATCAACATCAAGAAATTCTACGGAAACTTCTATAAG GTCCCTCGTACCCAGACCAAGCTGAGCAGCATGCTAGAGAAGCTGGGACTTCAATACGAGGGCCGCCCTCACTCTGGCCTGGATGACTCGCGCAACATTGCTCGCATTGCGCTGCGCATGCTGCAGGAYGGCTGCCAACTGCGCATCAACGAGCGCATGCACGAAGGACAGCTGCGGACTGTGCCCAGCTCTGCCCCYGTGGAAGGAGCCCCACCCCCACATACTCCTCGCAGCAGAGACTAG
- the LOC111961412 gene encoding protein phosphatase 1 regulatory subunit 3B isoform X2: MPIELAMPLYLSNDDFCYTRSPKSLQPLRPCLKPCMRFKPSAPPMQTEPDLLHEKNGKPKRRVSFADHKGLALTKVKFFSHFDTIDIPLNITXLFSSSLKLPYEEDRLVMGFTQPSSDYLLFRQRLETELVCLEHCMLKEKALSGTVKVKNLSFEKSVKVRVTFDTWKSYMDLECQYLKDNYTGSNYDTFAFEVSLPAELRPHKHIEFAICYEVNGQTYWDGNQGRNYRIIWSALKMDGQGSFSSNQQRHSFDLGIQFDFYGSPRCSHGMFPEWPSYAGYEDIRPYY; the protein is encoded by the coding sequence ATGCCGATTGAATTGGCCATGCCGCTCTACCTCTCAAACGACGACTTCTGCTACACAAGGTCCCCGAAATCACTACAACCACTACGACCCTGTCTGAAGCCCTGCATGCGGTTCAAACCCTCTGCCCCTCctatgcagactgaaccagatttgctTCATGAGAAGAATGGGAAACCTAAAAGGCGAGTGTCCTTCGCCGACCACAAGGGCCTGGCCCTCACCAAGGTGAAGTTYTTTTCTCATTTTGACACTATTGACATCCCGCTCAACATCACAGMGCTGTTCAGCTCTTCGCTCAAGTTACCATATGAGGAGGACAGACTGGTAATGGGCTTCACCCAGCCCTCCTCTGATTATCTGCTGTTCCGTCAGCGTCTGGAGACTGAGCTTGTCTGCCTAGAGCACTGCATGCTGAAAGAGAAGGCACTGTCTGGAACCGTGAAGGTCAAAAACCTGTCCTTTGAGAAGTCTGTCAAGGTGCGTGTAACCTTTGACACTTGGAAAAGCTACATGGACTTGGAGTGCCAGTACTTGAAGGACAACTACACAGGCTCGAACTATGACACCTTCGCCTTCGAGGTTTCCCTTCCAGCTGAGCTGAGGCCGCACAAGCACATAGAGTTTGCCATCTGCTACGAAGTCAATGGCCAGACATACTGGGACGGTAACCAGGGCCGAAACTACAGGATCATCTGGTCTGCTTTGAAGATGGACGGCCAGGGCAGCTTCAGCAGTAACCAGCAGAGACACTCGTTTGATCTTGGAATTCAATTCGACTTCTATGGAAGTCCCAGATGCTCCCATGGGATGTTCCCAGAGTGGCCAAGTTATGCAGGATATGAGGATATTAGACCTTACTACTGA
- the LOC111961412 gene encoding protein phosphatase 1 regulatory subunit 3B isoform X1, producing MFXTNCTSLFSLFPHKSTMPIELAMPLYLSNDDFCYTRSPKSLQPLRPCLKPCMRFKPSAPPMQTEPDLLHEKNGKPKRRVSFADHKGLALTKVKFFSHFDTIDIPLNITXLFSSSLKLPYEEDRLVMGFTQPSSDYLLFRQRLETELVCLEHCMLKEKALSGTVKVKNLSFEKSVKVRVTFDTWKSYMDLECQYLKDNYTGSNYDTFAFEVSLPAELRPHKHIEFAICYEVNGQTYWDGNQGRNYRIIWSALKMDGQGSFSSNQQRHSFDLGIQFDFYGSPRCSHGMFPEWPSYAGYEDIRPYY from the exons ATGTTTYAAACCAACTGCACAAG tcTATTCAGCCTCTTTCCTCACAAGTCCACCATGCCGATTGAATTGGCCATGCCGCTCTACCTCTCAAACGACGACTTCTGCTACACAAGGTCCCCGAAATCACTACAACCACTACGACCCTGTCTGAAGCCCTGCATGCGGTTCAAACCCTCTGCCCCTCctatgcagactgaaccagatttgctTCATGAGAAGAATGGGAAACCTAAAAGGCGAGTGTCCTTCGCCGACCACAAGGGCCTGGCCCTCACCAAGGTGAAGTTYTTTTCTCATTTTGACACTATTGACATCCCGCTCAACATCACAGMGCTGTTCAGCTCTTCGCTCAAGTTACCATATGAGGAGGACAGACTGGTAATGGGCTTCACCCAGCCCTCCTCTGATTATCTGCTGTTCCGTCAGCGTCTGGAGACTGAGCTTGTCTGCCTAGAGCACTGCATGCTGAAAGAGAAGGCACTGTCTGGAACCGTGAAGGTCAAAAACCTGTCCTTTGAGAAGTCTGTCAAGGTGCGTGTAACCTTTGACACTTGGAAAAGCTACATGGACTTGGAGTGCCAGTACTTGAAGGACAACTACACAGGCTCGAACTATGACACCTTCGCCTTCGAGGTTTCCCTTCCAGCTGAGCTGAGGCCGCACAAGCACATAGAGTTTGCCATCTGCTACGAAGTCAATGGCCAGACATACTGGGACGGTAACCAGGGCCGAAACTACAGGATCATCTGGTCTGCTTTGAAGATGGACGGCCAGGGCAGCTTCAGCAGTAACCAGCAGAGACACTCGTTTGATCTTGGAATTCAATTCGACTTCTATGGAAGTCCCAGATGCTCCCATGGGATGTTCCCAGAGTGGCCAAGTTATGCAGGATATGAGGATATTAGACCTTACTACTGA